In Paraburkholderia youngii, the genomic stretch GAGGTCGGCGAACGAACGGTCGATCCATGCGTTGAACAGCGGGTTGCTCGAACGCACGCGCGCGCTCGCGCGGCGTCGCTCGCGCATCACCAGGTGGGCATCCACCAGCGCCGCGCGCACCGCCGCACGGCCGACGCGCGGGCGTTCCGCGTCGATCTGCGACATATGCGCTTCGCTCAGCGCGTGCACGGGCTGCGACACGTCGGCGCCGGGCCTGCTGCTCATCGGCACGACGTGCACGGCCACCGACAGATAGATCGACACGCATGCCTGCGCGGGCAGCTTGACGGTGTAGTCGGCGCGGTCGGCGAACAGCTTGTCCGGCTGCGGGGAGAACGCGATCTGCACGTTGCGCGCGACGTCGTCGAGACCGACATAGCCGAGCAGCACCTGCTGATTCTCGACACGCGCGGGCTGCACGCGACCCTGTTTGTCGCGCTTCAGGCCGCGCACTTCGAACATGTCGCGGAAATCGCTGGAAAACGAAATCGACAGCGGCACGGTCGCATCGCGCGTGCCGTAGTTCGTGAGCTCGATCGCCTCGTTGAGCACGGTGCCCGACAGCACGCGCACACGCTGGACGTGGATCACGCCTTCGGGTGTGCTGTCGCCGCCGAGCGGCGGCAGCGGGCGGTTGGTGAGATGCGCGGTGAACGTGGCGTTGTCGCTGCTGACGCTGCCCGACAGCAGCGACGGCGCGCGCCCGCCGAAGGTCAGGCGCAGTTGCGACATCACGCGGGTGTCGTTGACGAACAGGCCGTCGTCGTGACCGGTGATATCGCCGAGCGGATCGTTGACGATGAAGGTGTCGCCCGACTTGAGCACGTGCTGCGTGGCGCTCGCGACGTTGAGGTTTTCCGTCGGGATGAAGACGCCGTCCTGCTCGGGATCGCGATGATCGACGCCGCCCGAGTGGGTCAGCCCGCCGAGGGCTTCTGGCTGCTGTTTCAAGGTCGCTCCTATGAATTCGATGCTGCTTTCAGTTGCACTTCGGGTCTCGCCCCGGATTCGCCGCCGGGTTGGCCGGCTTGACCGCCCCTGGTTGGCCAGCCCATCCGATTGTAGAGGCTCTGAGGGCGTCAGACGAAGTTATCGCGTAGGAGTTTCGGCTTATTGCGCCATTTTTTTGACGCCGTTTTCGGTGGCACAGGACGTGCAGGCGGCGGGATGCGCGGAATGCAAAAAAACCCACGGCCTCTTGAGCCGTGGGTTCGGGACCGTCGTTAAACGCGTTGTTGGACGTCTATCCGGCCTGTTACCGCTTTGCGACGGGTTTCGCCTCGCGCAGCGTCTCGCCGACGAACAGCTGACGCGGACGGCCAATCTTCTGCTCGGGATCGGCGATCATTTCGTTCCACTGCGCGATCCAGCCGACCGTACGCGCCATCGCGAAGATACACGTGAACATCGACGTCGGAATGCCAAGCGCGCGCTGCACGATACCCGAGTAGAAGTCGACGTTCGGGTACAGCTTGCGCGACACGAAGTATTCGTCTTCGAGCGCGATCTTTTCGAGTTCCATTGCGAGCTTGAACAGCGGGTCGTCGTGCAGGCCCAGCTCCTCGAGCACTTCGTGGCAGGTTTCGCGCATCAGCTTCGCGCGCGGGTCGTAGTTCTTGTACACGCGGTGGCCGAAGCCCATCAGCTTCACGCCCGAGTTCTTGTCCTTCACCTGCTTGATGAACTCGGGAATGTTGTCGACGGAGCCGATTTCTTCCAGCATGTTCAGCGCGGCTTCGTTCGCGCCGCCGTGCGCCGGGCCCCACAGGCATGCGATACCCGCCGCGATACACGCGAACGGATTCGCGCCCGACGAACCGGCGAGACGCACGGTCGACGTCGACGCGTTCTGCTCGTGGTCCGCGTGCAGGATCAGGATACGGTCGAGCGCGCGCACCAGCACGTCGTTGACCACGTACTCCTCGGCCGGATTCGCGAACATCATGCGCATGAAGTTCGCGCTGTACGACAGGTCGTTCTTCGGATACACGAACGGCTGATCGATGCTGTACTTGTAAGCCATCGCGACCAGCGTGGGCAGCTTCGCGATCATGCGGATCGCCGATAGGTCGCGATGCTGCTGGCTCGTGATGTCGAGCGAGTCGTGGTAGAACGCCGACAGCGCGCCGACCGCGGCAACCAGAATCGCCATCGGATGCGCGTCGCGGCGGAAGCCGCGGAAGAAGAACTGCATCTGCTCGTGCACCATCGTGTGCTGCTTGACGGTGTTCTCGAATTCGGCTTTCTGCTGCGCGTTCGGCAATTCGCCCTTCAGCAGCAGGTAGCAGGTTTCGAGGAAGTCGGCGTTCTGCGCGAGGTTGTCGATCGAATAGCCGCGGTACAGCAGCTCGCCCTTGTCGCCGTCGATATACGTGATTTCGGAGTTGCACGCCGCCGTCGACATGAAGCCCGGGTCGTACGTGAATTTGCCGGTCTGGCCGTACAGCTTGCGGATGTCGATGACGTCGGGGCCGAGCGAGCCCTGATAGATCGGCAGATCGATGGTCTGGTCGCTGTCGGAAAAGCTCAGCGTGGCGTGTGACTTCGAGTTCATCTACGTGTTCCTTTTGCTTGATACCGCAGTCGTTCCGGCATGCATCGCGGTCGTACGGCGAGGCGCGACCTCGGCGCTCTCGAACCAGTACAGGCATGCTGAGGTTCCGCTGCGCATTCTACGGGCCGGCGTGTCGTTGATTGCGTCGATTGCTCGCAACAGACCATCTCCGCGTGCGCAACATTGGTTGTTGGCATGGGGCGCTGGCATCGCGCTGCCGACGAAAGTTGTTCGAAAGTCGGAACACCAGCTGCAACAATGTTTTGTTGCCAGCAGACTGCGTCGATCTGGATCTGTCTGCGATACTCAATTCGTGCATTGATGCTTGCCGCCCGCGATTCGAAGCGGGCTTTTTTGATCACACAGAAAAGCAGGACGAATACAAATGAATGCCTCTCTCGAAACGCTGTTTCCGGATCACGTCCATACCGAAGGCCACACGGTCACCGCGCTGAATCATCAGGACATCGTCGTGGCGTTGTCGGCGGCGCTGAAGACGCAGAACGTCGCGGTGCTGCACATGCTCTATCCGCGCACCGACGCGCGCACGCATCGCAGTCTCGACGCGCTCGTCGACGTGCTGCATGGACACGGCCTGCATGAAGTCGCGGATCTGATCGCGCGGGAAGCGCACTATCTGCTGTTCACTGACCCGGTGAAGGCATGGAAGGTGTTCCACGAAATCCGCAACGATTCGCTCGCGATCGGCGTGCATCTGTACTATCACGGGCTCGTCGGCGAAGCGGCCGAACGCGCGCTCGACAAGGACGCGCATCGCAAGGCTTGATGCAGTCAACGGGCGATCGGCGGCGACGCGCGCCGGCCGATCGCCGTTGATCCTCGCTTCACTTCCTCAGCGCGCGCTCACCGCCTGAATGAATTCATCCACGTAACGATTGAACGCGGACGGATGCGCGAGGTTCATGCCGTGCGACGCACCGCGTACCGTTTCGCGGCGTGCATCGGGCAACCATCCCTGCAGCGCGGTCACCGTGCGGTGGAACATGTCGGGACTTTTCTCGCCGTCGATCAGCAGCACCGGGCAGCGCAGGTCGGCCGCGTCCTCGGGCACGTAGGCGGGTAGCGGATCGCGGAATTGCCGCGCGAGCGTGTGCGCGTTGTCGGTCGCCATGCGGCGAAAACCCGGCGTGCTCATTGCCCAGAAGCCGGGGCGGCTCACCGAATCGACGAACAGTTGCAAGCCTGCTTCGACCTCGCCGCTTTCTATCAGTTGAGCCGCTTTCGCGCGCAATGCGTTGACCGGCTCCGGCAGGCTCGCGGGCGGACGTCCGGCGATCTGCAGCGGTCCGCCCGGATCGGCGAGCGTCAGCGTACGCACGTGTTCGGGATGGCGTCGCGCGCAATGATAGGCGACGCAACCGCCGCGCGAATGCCCGACCACATGCGCGGGCCCTGCGCCGAAACCAGCGATGAACTCCGCCACTTCATCGGCGTGGCTGCTCCAGCTGAACGGCAGGTCCGACGCGCTATCGGTGACTGGCCAGTAATGCGTGAGACTGACCGCGATGCAGCGATAGCGCTTCGACAGACCGGCCAGTTGCGGCTGCCAGTAGCGGTAGTCGCACAACGAGCCGTGCACGAACAGCAGCGGTTCGCCGGCGCCGACCTCGATGTAAGGCATGCGCAAGCCGCTACGTAGGTCGATGAAGGATGGTGAGGACGACAGAGACGAAGTGAAGACGGATTGATTCACGGGTGGTGTAAAGGCGGCGCGGCTTCGGGGCGCGGATGCGTGCTGGGCGGCCAACGGGCATTGGGAAACGAGCGTATCGGCGGCTCCGAAAATGGGACGCGATGCGTATTGTCACATAAGCGTCGGCGACACGGCGGGCAGGCGTCTGCAAGGTGCCCCCTTCCAAGCGCTGATAGAGCGCCCTCGGAAGAAAGACGCACCATGCGGAAAAACGAATGCGCTACATCGCTTGCTCTGGACGAGGCCGCTGTGTTCAGCTCTTCCGCTAGCATCGCCGCGCGAGCAAGCGCCGGACGGCATCAATCCATCCACGCGTGGCGACAAAGGAGGACCACTCACCTGGAGCGCGCTTCATCAGTCGGCCGTTTCCTAAAGATCCACATAACCAGCGCGCCCCATAAAACACCGTATATTGGATTTCCCGATACTTCTTAGATACGTGACGGCCTCTTTAAACAGGGAATCATCTTTGTCCCGCTCCGTGATTGTTCGCCAATCGTGATCGCCGTCTCCTTTCATCTTTAGGAAATGTGCGTCGCCTGGTTCGTCCACATAGGCTCTGGCCATATAACTAACATTCCCATTGCCAAATTCATAAATACCGTACTCGTAATAATATTCATACATTCCATTTTCATCGCGATCACCGCAATCGATATGGTGACTTACAATTAGTTCCATTGATTGTTCGTCCTACATGCTTTGCGATTGTATGCCCACCAACCCGGCTGCCAGCTTGGGCCTCATGCTCAATCAGATTGATCCGGCCCATCGTAACGCTGGCCGCGCGTACCGCTCTAATCGAACCGGCAAAGCTGAACGGCACGACGATATCAACCGACAAGCCGATATTGTTCGCTATATCAGGACTGGCTTTCATCGCCGCAGCCAGCTTCGTTGTGCCCTGTTGGATCAATGTGGCCGTGTCTTGGCCCGTCCAGATTTGGCGCAAACCCGCCGACGCGGTATCTGAGCCATGTACGCCGAACACAACACATCCGGCCTTGCTCGTCATCGTCGGTTCCGGCAGCACACAAAGCCCTGCCGCTCCGATCATTTCAAGCACTCCGCCGACAACCTGCAAACCGCCCCATAGACGGTTGGAAAGCATCTCCGTGGGGCTGATCGACTGGCGGGAGAGCACCGCCGCCAGTTGCGGCGCACTGAGCACAACGCGCACGCCATCCGAATCCTGTTGATACGACATTCCGAACTCCAGTAGCTATTGGGACTGCCAAGCTAGCAGGCGACCACAGCGGCACGGAATGGGCGATGGATGATTGTAATGTCTCGTTGCGATCAACGAAATCGTAAATAGTTGTCAAAACGGGCTTATCCCGAATTAATGTGATTGACCGTGGGTCCGCTTCGATGGTTAATTCGCGAGGCATTACCTGAAAACTCTTGAGGAGTGCAATGGAGCTACTGAAACAGCAAAGCAGTGGAACGGATTGGACAGTCGAGGAAGAATGCGACCTTTGCCGTATCACCTATTCGATCTACTCGAACTTCCCGCCGATGCCGCACGCACAGGCCCTGAACGCCGAAACCGGCGAGTTCTTTCCGTTTGACAGGGTCCGTAAGATGAAATCCGGCTACGCCATGGCCGAAGCGCTGGGTTACGCATGGGCGTGCAACTGTCGCGGACGCTCACAGAAGCATTTCGACCAGCAGTTCACGCTGCGCGACAGCGATGGCCGTTCGCTTCCACAGACGCCCTATACGGTCCGTTTCCCGTCGGGCGAACTGAAACATGGCGTTACCGATCACGCAGGACGTACAGCCCGCCACAGAACACGCGACGGGCAGCAACTAGCGGTGTACCTTGGACACAGGGAGGCTTAATGTCGGCCATCTATCGCAGATTCACGGGAACGCACCGGGCGCTACAGTACAGACGGGACCCGATCGGTTCAGATTTCATTGATCACGGGGGGCGTAATGCCTGATGCAATTGGAAGCGCACTAACAGACACAAACCCGCATTCGTGCGTTGACCTGCGTTGCGACAGGCATGGCAAGCCGTGGACCGTCACCGAAAATCTGATTCAGTTCACCGCGCAGTGGGAAGCATTTCGTGCACACCTTTACGACAATGATGGCGGCGGCCGGGGCGGAAATACCACGATCGGATACGGCCATTTGGTACATATGGGGCCGATCAATGGCTCCGCATCGGAGACTCCGTGGTTAGCGGGTGTCACGGTGCCTCAAGCCTTCGCGCTAATTCGTGAGGATATCAAGGTTGCAGAGCGCATAATAAATCAAAGGATTCTACTTCCGCTTTATCAATACGAATATGACTCGCTCGTCGATTTTGTCTATAACGTTCGGGGGCATACCAAGGAAAGTCTGCTGAAACTGGTAAACACTGGTCACTATGACAGAGTGCCCGCAAAATTTTTGGAATATACCAGTGCGAGCGGGGCTCACCCAGGCGGCTTACTGAAACGCCGACACGCTGAGGCAAAAATGTTCAGAGACGGAATCTACGATGCGAGTCACTAACGTCTTAGCCGCAACTCTCATTGGTTGCGTTTCGATTTCCGCATTTGCTGACGCTGCCTGCGACGCCAAGGCAAAGACGCGCGACGACTTTCTGGCTTGCACCAGCATTGATACGGATCGGGCGTTATCTGGAGCGATGCGTTTGTACCAGGCAATCAGGCCATTGACAAAAGGCGAAAAGCAAGTCGCGCTAGATCGTAATTTCAATATTTGGCAAAGTCGCCTCAAATCAGATTGCGATGTTTTAGGAAGAGCATTCAATGATTGGGGAGACGACTATTCGCCGGATACGGACTTTCAAATTGCAGAATGCCGTTTAAAGATATCAGCACAAGAACTAGAGTTTTATAGTTGGCTCGCCTGTCCTGATGATATCGAGACTTCAGACAAGCCGAAATGTGCAGCGCTCAAGGAAGCCTTGGGGCAACATAAATAGCAGATGCCCCGCTTCGGCGGGGCTTTTACCTTGGGCGCTTCGGCGCTGTAGATCGCGCGTCGTGTCATGCAACGAACCGGTACGATGCGGCCTTCGCGGCTACGCCATGGCCGGAGCGCTGGGTTACGCATGGGCGTGCAACTGCCGCGGCCCCGCCCCCAAACGGTCCAATGAGCAAGCTCAATGAGCACACTCTCGCACGTTTGCTTCGTGAACTTCGCAGATACGCATGCGCCGATGCTTGCATCATCGGGCCGCGCGAGTGTTGTCGTCTGGGTCAATATCACGTGGCCGCGCTTTCGCACAAGCGCGGGACTGTCGCGCTAGTGCACCTGCGATGCAATGGGGTGGAATGCAATTCGGCAGACAACCAAGCCCCCGCCCACCACTCACTCGCCCCCAGCCTCATCCACCCACCCCGCCGCTGCCGCCGCCCCAGCGCCGCGCACCGCGCAGGTCAGCGGTTCGTCGGCGACGTGCACGTCGAGGCCGGTTTCGTCACTCAAACGCCGCCCCAGATTGCGGAGCAGCGCACCGCCACCGGTCAGCACGATGCCCTTGTACGCGATGTCCGTGATGAGTTCGGCGGGGGCCGATTCGAGCCCGCGCTTCACCGCGCCGATCACCTGACTCAGCGGCGCTTCGATCGCCTCCGAAATATCGCGGTTGCTAAGCCGCACCGTGCGCGGTAGCCCGTCGTCGACGCTGCGGCCGGTTGCGTTGATCTGCTCGAGCGGCACGTCGTGCACGGCCGAGGCGATGGCTCTCTTCACGTGCTCGGCGGTCTGCTCGCCGAGCAGCACACCGTACAGATTGCGCACGTAGCTGATGATCGCCGCATCGAAATTGTCGCCGCCGACCCGCACCGAGCCGCTATACGCGGTGCCGCCCAGCGCGATCACGCCGACCTCGGTGGTGCCGCCGCCGATGTCGACCACCATCGAGCCGGTCGCATCGCGCACCGGCAGGCCCGCGCCGAGCGCGGCCGCCAGCGATTCGCCGATCAGGCTGACCTTCCACGCGCCGGCCGCCTCGGCCGCTTCGCGGATCGCGCGGCGCTCGACATGGGTCGCCGCGGCCGGCACGCACAGCGTGAATGCCGCGCGCCGGCTGAACAGCGAGCGCGGCCGCGCCATGTCGACGAATTGCTTGATCATGTGTTCGGCGGCCGTGAAGTTGGCGATGACGCCGTGGCGCATCGGCCGCACCGTTTCGAGATTGCGCGGCGCGCGGCCGAGCAGTTGGTGCGCCTCGGCGCCGATCGCGGCGATCCGTTTCGCCCCGCTCGAGGGCTGCGTCTCGAAACACACGACGGACGGCTGGTTCAGCACGACGCCGCCGTCGTCGGTATAGATAAGGGTGTTGGCCGTGCCGAGATCCACCGCCACGGAGTAGCGGAACAGTCGCTCAAAGAGCGGGTAATGCGGCGTCGGTCTGGCCATATGCAGGCTCTGATGTGTCGTTATCCGCCTTCTTGGGCGGTCTGGAAATGCGCCCCCGGGTCCCCGAAGCCGCGCGACACGCCCGCTGGGCGTTGCGCTTCCCGCGCGGCGGGGGTGATTTTCAAGCTATTGCCCGTATGACGGCAAGCTCATCAGAATCTTTAGGCCCGCTTTCTATCGGAGTTGTGTCAATCGCGCGACAGCTTGCCCAGCGCGCGTTCCAGCGCGTCACGGCCGAGCGCGACACCGTCGGCGGTGATCGTGTGGCCGACGCCGGGCAGCATGTAGGCGTCGACCGGATAGCCGGCGGCGCTGAAAGCGTCGGCCGCGAATTCGAGTTCGCGCACCGGGATCACCTCGTCGTCCTCGCCGTGGACCAGCGTGAGCGGCGTCGCGCGGTTCGACGACACGATCGGCGAGGCGAGCCGCCCCGAATACGCGACGACGCCCGCCGCGCCCTCCGCGCTCGACGCGACGTGATGCAGCGCCATGATCGAACCTTGCGAAAAACCGACCAGCGCAAGCCGATCGAAAGACAACTGCCAATGCGCGAGCTCGGCATCGAGCACCCGGCGCAGCGCCGGGTAGGCGGCGACGACCCGCGCCTCGCGGTTCGCCCCGTCGACGTCGCGCAGGCTGAACCACTGGCGGCCGCCGAAGCCGCCGTCGAACGGGTCGGTGCCGTCGAGCGACACGAACGCCGTGCCGGGCAGCTCCTCGCTCCAGATATCGGCGAGCGGCATCAGATCGCGCGCGTTGCTGCCGACGCCGTGCATCAGCACGACGAGGCTCGTCGCGGGCGCGTTCCGCGGTGCCGTGTGCGGCGCGCGCCGCCAGCCGTGTTCGAATTGCTGCCAACTCATGGTGGCGTCCTTTTTTCCGTGGTTTAGTGGTTCTGGCCTTGGTGGCTCAGCCTTAGCCGGGAGCATACGCCGCGTGCAGCGTTCGCGTCGCCGGGACCCGCATCGGCCGCTGCTGTGGCAGCTGCTGTGGCCGACGCCGGCGGGCGAATGCGGGTATGCTTTTGCGCATCGACGGAGCCGCCGCCGTGACGCGCGGTCCGAGGCAAAACAATCCGGAGAACACCGTTTGAGCCAGCCCAACGCCGCGTCTGATTCCGCGTCGCCGCCGCCTCAGCCCCCCGCGCCACCGCCGCCGCCCGCGCCTCTCGAAGGCGGCCGGCTGGTTCTCGCGACGATCGCGGTGGCGCTCGCCACCTTCATGAACGTGCTGGATACGTCGATCGCCAACGTCGCGATTCCGACCATTTCAGGCAACCTCGGCGTCTCGGTCGACGAAGGCACATGGGTGATCACCGTGTTCGCGGCCTCCAACGCAGTGGCGATTCCGCTGACCGGCTGGCTCACGCAGCGCATCGGCCAGGTCAAGCTGTTCGTCGGCGCGATCCTGTCGTTCACGCTTGCGTCCTGGCTGTGCGGCGTCGCGCCGACGCTGCCGATCCTGCTGCTCGCGCGGGTATTCCAGGGCGCCGTGGCCGGCCCGCTGATTCCGTTGTCGCAGGCGATCCTGCTCGGCTCGTATCCGAAAGAGAAATCGTCGACCGCGCTCGCGCTGTGGGCGATGACCGCCACCGTCGGTCCGATCGCGGGTCCGGCGCTCGGCGGTTGGATCACCGATAGTTATAGCTGGTCGTGGATCTTCTACATCAACATCCCGGTCGGCCTGTTCGCGGCCGGCGTCACGTGGATGATCTACCGCAATCGCGAATCGCCGACCCGCAGACCGCCGATCGACGTGGTCGGTCTCGGCCTGCTGATCACGTGGGTCGCGTCGCTGCAGATCATGCTCGACAAGGGTAAGGATCTCGACTGGTTCTCGTCGCCGGTGATCTCGATTCTCGGCCTCGTCGCGCTGATCAGCTTTGCGTTTTTCCTCGTCTGGGAGCTGACCGAGGAGCACCCGATCGTCGATCTGCGGCTCTTTCAGCAGCGCAATTTCCTCGGCGGCACGATCGCGATTTCGGTTGCATACGGGGTGTTTTTCGGCAATCTGGTGCTGCTGCCGCAATGGATGCAGGAGTATCTGAACTACCGATCGATCGACGCTGGTCTCGTCACCGCACCGCTCGGCATCTTCGCGATCATTCTCGCGCCGATACTCGGCCGCGTGCTGCCGCATTCGGACGCACGCGTGATCTCGACGGTCGCGTTCGTCGGCTTCGCGATCGTGTTCTACATGCGCTCGAAGTACGTGATCGAGGTCGACACGTGGCACCTCGTGCTGCCGACGCTGCTGCAAGGCATTCCGATGGCGCTGTTCTTCGTGCCGCTGACGGCGATCATCCTGTCTGGCCAGCCGCAGAGCCGGATTCCGGCGGCGGCGGGTCTGTCGAATTTCGTGCGCGTGTTCTGCGGCG encodes the following:
- the gltA gene encoding citrate synthase, with the translated sequence MNSKSHATLSFSDSDQTIDLPIYQGSLGPDVIDIRKLYGQTGKFTYDPGFMSTAACNSEITYIDGDKGELLYRGYSIDNLAQNADFLETCYLLLKGELPNAQQKAEFENTVKQHTMVHEQMQFFFRGFRRDAHPMAILVAAVGALSAFYHDSLDITSQQHRDLSAIRMIAKLPTLVAMAYKYSIDQPFVYPKNDLSYSANFMRMMFANPAEEYVVNDVLVRALDRILILHADHEQNASTSTVRLAGSSGANPFACIAAGIACLWGPAHGGANEAALNMLEEIGSVDNIPEFIKQVKDKNSGVKLMGFGHRVYKNYDPRAKLMRETCHEVLEELGLHDDPLFKLAMELEKIALEDEYFVSRKLYPNVDFYSGIVQRALGIPTSMFTCIFAMARTVGWIAQWNEMIADPEQKIGRPRQLFVGETLREAKPVAKR
- a CDS encoding alpha/beta fold hydrolase codes for the protein MPYIEVGAGEPLLFVHGSLCDYRYWQPQLAGLSKRYRCIAVSLTHYWPVTDSASDLPFSWSSHADEVAEFIAGFGAGPAHVVGHSRGGCVAYHCARRHPEHVRTLTLADPGGPLQIAGRPPASLPEPVNALRAKAAQLIESGEVEAGLQLFVDSVSRPGFWAMSTPGFRRMATDNAHTLARQFRDPLPAYVPEDAADLRCPVLLIDGEKSPDMFHRTVTALQGWLPDARRETVRGASHGMNLAHPSAFNRYVDEFIQAVSAR
- a CDS encoding lysozyme, with the translated sequence MPDAIGSALTDTNPHSCVDLRCDRHGKPWTVTENLIQFTAQWEAFRAHLYDNDGGGRGGNTTIGYGHLVHMGPINGSASETPWLAGVTVPQAFALIREDIKVAERIINQRILLPLYQYEYDSLVDFVYNVRGHTKESLLKLVNTGHYDRVPAKFLEYTSASGAHPGGLLKRRHAEAKMFRDGIYDASH
- the mreB gene encoding rod shape-determining protein, yielding MARPTPHYPLFERLFRYSVAVDLGTANTLIYTDDGGVVLNQPSVVCFETQPSSGAKRIAAIGAEAHQLLGRAPRNLETVRPMRHGVIANFTAAEHMIKQFVDMARPRSLFSRRAAFTLCVPAAATHVERRAIREAAEAAGAWKVSLIGESLAAALGAGLPVRDATGSMVVDIGGGTTEVGVIALGGTAYSGSVRVGGDNFDAAIISYVRNLYGVLLGEQTAEHVKRAIASAVHDVPLEQINATGRSVDDGLPRTVRLSNRDISEAIEAPLSQVIGAVKRGLESAPAELITDIAYKGIVLTGGGALLRNLGRRLSDETGLDVHVADEPLTCAVRGAGAAAAAGWVDEAGGE
- a CDS encoding alpha/beta hydrolase gives rise to the protein MSWQQFEHGWRRAPHTAPRNAPATSLVVLMHGVGSNARDLMPLADIWSEELPGTAFVSLDGTDPFDGGFGGRQWFSLRDVDGANREARVVAAYPALRRVLDAELAHWQLSFDRLALVGFSQGSIMALHHVASSAEGAAGVVAYSGRLASPIVSSNRATPLTLVHGEDDEVIPVRELEFAADAFSAAGYPVDAYMLPGVGHTITADGVALGRDALERALGKLSRD
- a CDS encoding DHA2 family efflux MFS transporter permease subunit, which codes for MSQPNAASDSASPPPQPPAPPPPPAPLEGGRLVLATIAVALATFMNVLDTSIANVAIPTISGNLGVSVDEGTWVITVFAASNAVAIPLTGWLTQRIGQVKLFVGAILSFTLASWLCGVAPTLPILLLARVFQGAVAGPLIPLSQAILLGSYPKEKSSTALALWAMTATVGPIAGPALGGWITDSYSWSWIFYINIPVGLFAAGVTWMIYRNRESPTRRPPIDVVGLGLLITWVASLQIMLDKGKDLDWFSSPVISILGLVALISFAFFLVWELTEEHPIVDLRLFQQRNFLGGTIAISVAYGVFFGNLVLLPQWMQEYLNYRSIDAGLVTAPLGIFAIILAPILGRVLPHSDARVISTVAFVGFAIVFYMRSKYVIEVDTWHLVLPTLLQGIPMALFFVPLTAIILSGQPQSRIPAAAGLSNFVRVFCGAVGTSIAGTAWNNRTILHHVRLTEQASVDNPLFAQQIDNTESVLHLSPQSADALFDFTVNTQAAMMGLNDIFFVSAIIFVLIIPLIWITRPAKGGGGPDAAGAH